TGCCATCGCCTGCCGTAACTCCGCCCAGGTATTCAAGGCCCCCAACACCAGAATGGGAGCCTTTAGCCCCTGCTGCCGCAGTTCGATCCCTTCCGCCAAGGTGGCCACACAGAGCCCCTTTGCCCCAGCGGCAATGGCCAATGGAGCCACCAACTTTGCCCCATGGCCATAGGCATTGGCCTTGACCACCGCCCAGATTTCTGTGCCCGGAGACAGACGAGCCTGCAACAGCCGCAGGTTCTGCCGCAACTGGGCCCCATCGATTTCCACCCAGGCTCGACTGGTCAACAGATCTGGGTCAGGAGAACAAGTGGGAGGGTCTGCTAGCCCTAACCAATCTAAATTGTTAAGGTCTTTTGTCCCTGAGGCGGCTTGAACGGACAAAGGGCCTGCTAAAGCATCTGCAACAACATTTGCAACCGGCTTCACCCCATTGCCTTGCAACCCTGGAGCAGCCATCGCCCCCATCGACGGTTGATTCACCTGGTTCACCCCACACATCCAAACATCCTGCAGTGAGGCTAGCGCAAAGCCCACTCCGGTGCCATCCACAACAGCGGCACACCTGGGATCCCCGTGGCCTGGTTGCTCTCAAAAAATCTGGCTAACCAAGCGCTTTGCCCCGGAGCCGATACCCCCTGACTCAACAGCCGCCGCAGTGTCCGTTGGAAATTATCCGCCTCGCCCCCCGGAGATAAGGAGGGATCCCCGGTCATCAACCGCAAATCCTCCACGGCTTCCGTATAGCCCCCTAAGGCATCCACCAAACCCACTTCCAGAGCTTGTGCCCCAGTAAAAATGCGTCCATCCGCCAGCTGTCGCACCCGTGCTTCATCCAATCCTTGCCGCCGAGCGATCATCTCCGCATCCAAGACCTCCTCTGCTCCTTCTTGGGGCAAATGCTGACGGCCACGGGCGACATCTCGAATAAATTGATCCAAAGTATTTTCCAACAAGTCTTGCAGCAGGCGTTGCTCTTGAGGCGTAGCGGTGCGGAAGGGAGAAAGGATGTCCTTAAACTCGCCGGTTTTGAAGGTTTGTGGCTCTACTCCGTAGTTTTCCAGCAATTGACCAAAGGTGAGACCACTGATGATCACCCCAATGCTGCCGGTTAGGGTGCCAGGATTGGCATAAATTTTGTCGGCGGCACTGGCCACATAGTACCCACCGCTAGCAGCGATATCTTCCATGATGGCGATCACCGGCTTGCCCGCCTCGTGTAGGGCTGTCACAGCTCGATAAAGTTCCTGGCTGGATCCCACCGCGCCACCTGGACTGTTGATCCGCAATAACACTGCTTTTACAGAGCGATCCCGTACCGCATCCCGGAGCTGATCCAAAGGGGAAGTG
The sequence above is drawn from the Thermostichus vulcanus str. 'Rupite' genome and encodes:
- the sppA gene encoding signal peptide peptidase SppA, which encodes MAIEGIVIQGNQLNRILAVSLVVICLIAAIVGGTRPTPELPRAGVSLEAARGGDRIEVVNLEGTIGGPRSLGFVSLPTSPLDQLRDAVRDRSVKAVLLRINSPGGAVGSSQELYRAVTALHEAGKPVIAIMEDIAASGGYYVASAADKIYANPGTLTGSIGVIISGLTFGQLLENYGVEPQTFKTGEFKDILSPFRTATPQEQRLLQDLLENTLDQFIRDVARGRQHLPQEGAEEVLDAEMIARRQGLDEARVRQLADGRIFTGAQALEVGLVDALGGYTEAVEDLRLMTGDPSLSPGGEADNFQRTLRRLLSQGVSAPGQSAWLARFFESNQATGIPGVPLLWMAPEWALR